The Pecten maximus chromosome 10, xPecMax1.1, whole genome shotgun sequence region TATTAGATGTAAAATTGCTTTGACCAGTCCATTCAAAATGGCGCCATCTTATGAAGCGTAACGTTGCAAGGACGTCAAAGAGTATGCTACTGATCCTTGCgttgtttttaaattcaattttacGTAAACGTGTATGTATATTCTGCCATACTCGTGATACACATGTTATACTCAATAGGTTACCATCCATACATGTTTTTAACCATTTATCCACGTTACAATATTACCTATTTTCCAATTATCGGGCCTTCGGACTATTTGGCCTTCGGAATATCGGGCCTTCGGACTATTTGGCCTTAGGACTAATGGGACTTCCGACTATAAGACATTCGGAATATAAAGCGGTCACTTTTTTCACTTTTTAGGTCCTTCTTATAACTCTATCCAGTAGGACGAAACAGCAGTTTTGTGCAGTCTAATTAATTTTAGTTCTTTGgtataaaactatttttttattGGAAGATGTTAATATCTTGGGTGACTTTGTACACTccttttatcataattatatttattacattgagAATGGgcatcaaactttttttttcattttctgagTGAAAGTTCCATGTACTTTCTAGATCGTGTTGGTGAGAAATTTCCTTTAAATTTAAAAGCCTAGCAGTTGGACGTATTCAATTACTAAGTAGATATGAAAAGGAGGTTCGACCCGGCGTGTAGGAGACGACATTTGCCACTTCTTTGTCCAATTATACTTTGTATACGAATGACTGTACAAAGTCGGGATGAAATTTAGGTCATATGCTCCATGTTTTGAAAGACCTgcttatatacatacactgtatacaacTACAAATTTAAATAACTTTCATTTAAAGATCAAATTTGCTCATATATTGTGGGTCACGGGTAGGATTATGAAAACGAAACATAACTAGTGTTTAATTTACTGATAACAATAACTGTGTTGCTAAAGTCGTTGACATATTTCGCAAGAGACAAAACAATTGAAACACAGTTTGCGTATGGACGGGCTTGTTGGTAGAAGGGTATTTACTCCTTTTCTTACGTCAATTATAGAATGcacaaacacaggtaaatctcaggtgacagtacaggtaaaaaaaaagacagctaaaattaaacaacaaacaaagtGTATAATTGCCTTCCCATTTTTTCCTGAAGCAACACCTaagtattgtttttaaaaaacgTTGGGAGTTCAGAGAACAGCCAGAGTTTTTACTTCGTACGCTAACAAGTATACAATACATTTTGTCTATTTGAGAGATCATTCAGCTGATATGTGAGTAAACATCATGACGTCTCCTTATACGCAACTCACAGAGCGTGTCGAAACCCTATTGGTACCTCTACGGGAATAATtagtctatatatagctacttgTACTAGGGAAACGCTGTCACCTCGCATTACATGTAAAGAACGGTTTGGCCCGATCTAATACGCGACGACTGTAAAAGGCCAAATCATAAACCAGGTGAATTCTGGACAGGTAAGATGGATTTTAGAGTAGCGTTGGTTCTGCTGCATACTTTATATGGAATCACATTTGGACAACGTACTGATGATTTACATAGACTCTACACAAAgttaacaacacattataatAAAGATATACGTCCGTCTGTGGATCATTGGGAACCAACAATAGTGAACGCATCATTCATGCTGTTATCTATCAAAGAATATGAGGAGAAATCGGAAATGCTTGCAGTAGTTGGCATTTTTACATTCATTTGGCAAGATATGAATTTGATGTGGGACCGTAATGCATACGGAGGCATAACTTCTATTCTTATACCGCAGAACAAGGTATGGCTGCCGGAAGTGATTAACGGTAAGCCCTATGAGGAGATTGAACCATTGGGATTCGACAGGCTCAATGTTCGCGTGTATGAGTATGGTACGGTGTTGTGGATGCCTGGGGATGTTTACCAGACCACGTGCTCTGCTGACGTCACATACTTTCCTTTTGATTTACATCAATGTGAGTATATATTCCCACCGTGGATGTATAGAACTGACGAAGTGTATTTTCTATCTACACATGATGAAATTGATGTAACCTCATATACTCCTAATGGTCTGTGGGAACTGAAAAGTACAGAAGCGTTTGTTGATGAAGATTCATTCGATTCTCAGCTATTTACACTTAGAATACAGTTCAAACGCCGTccaatatttcatataattaatatattggTGCCTATAAGTGTCATGGGGATTTTGAATGTTTTGGTATTCCTACTCCCAGCAGAATCAGGTGAGCGAGTTGGATTTTCCATTACGGTTCTACTTGCAATGTCTGTGTTTCTGACAATTATATCTGATATCCTACCGAACACGAGCCAACCAAGCATTCCTAGAATGTCTTATCTCTTACTTGCTGATTTGGTAATCAGTTCCTTAATAACGGTATGCACTATCCTTGTCCTGCGTTTGCATCACAAAAGTGAAGACGATGATGTCCCAAGATGGCTGTGGTGTCTTTCGTGTACAAAATGTTGTTCAAGAAGAGAGAGGAAGAAAAGAAGACCCGTTGATGAGTCTCATAACAACAGTGGGACATATCTTGGGGAGGATACCAGGAACAAACAGGATTCTCAAAACTCTTCATCTGATGGCCAACCTCATATTGTCAAATGGAAGGAGATCGCTGACTTTTtcgacattttcttttttattctgtttttgttGGTTAACATTGCCAAAATTCTGGTTTATTTTCTGATGTTTATCAGTTACCTTTAAAAGAGTTTTCATTcgaatgagatttttttttaaaatatgtatgaaGCAAAAATTCTCAAActctttattttgttaaataaaaataccacaaactgAAAAATACCACAAGTGATACTCAGATGTcaaatttatatatgtttttgtacataaatatgtaatgtaaacCAAATTGTAACATGCTTTTGCTTTCAAGCATGCattaattataatatgatacatatgtatagtaACTCTAGTTACACCTAAACAAGCACTCACCGTATTAATCTTGTAATTATTAATGTATTGTGACAGTCCGCTATTAAAAATTAGCTGTATACTAGtgaaaaattgatatatatcagtggaaaataaatacaatgttcAACTACATGTTCAATTGGACAaataatattgatcaatataaatctattgtatgcatatacatgtacatgtatcaatgcCAAGTGAATATGAAAATGCAATAGTGTCATAACAAAGTACTAGTACTATACAGTGATCACCATTGCCTGTTTTAACGTGGCGGCCCGCCACCCTTAGCTGGGTACCCGCCACGCTTACACAACCAAATTCACTCGATCCGCCACGCATGTAATTGTTACCTAACACCCCTATTTTATATCGATTTCAAGCAGAAAACTGACCCGTTTCTATAGCGTCCGATACTCATTACCTATGGCCCCTGTTTTTACAGGTGAACTAGGCCTAATTGACGAATTGCGATCTCGGTAAGGTACCTCACCGTTATGTTTTGATACGGTCGACTGATCTCTTGATCACACCTATATCGATGGCAATGATTAATTAATAGTAGGTGTACTGTTCTGACCATGGGAACAGATGTGATTGTATGGTTTCAGTCGATCGGGACATCAGAGAAAATGTTACCATCGTCTACATCGGAAAAACCGACGGTccgataagatttttttttcacaagaatTAATATTCAGCTGGGATAATCaaactgataatatcaatacCTAAGCCGATGTTTGAGAAGCATggatacatttttgaaaactttatGGCAATGTCACCATGAAGAGAGGAGTATCAGCTCCTTTTTTGGAACACCATGTGAACGACATGCGATCGCGACAACCTGCAGCCAACAGACTGCAATCTGATATATCGCGCAAGCCACGGCTACAGAAGTGCGCATGGATTAATTGTGTATGAAGATGACCAAGGTAAGCTTACAATTAGCCTATATTTGATTTGctagataatgataataatctaaTGAATATTTCGTGCATTGGTTTTCTTGTCacgtgctatttttagaaagtactattagagtgatctcccttccAAAAACGATCTCGAAACGtccaataatataaataatctcAGAATCTCTCCTAATGTATCTctgtatttattatttgataagtgTTATCTAGGTTTTTGATTGtctttaattattattaaataaagataAGTTAATTAGCACCtcaagtatatacaatgtaattaaaaaataacgtacatttgtaatgaatatgtactaatttgattatatttgttaaaataaaattaatttgtttttttggggggtttttttcccaaagatttattgatggttttaattgttttgcttATTACAAATTTGTAGGAATAAGAagttcataattataatatggTAATGACCACAATAAGATTCATTAagcttttcaaaaatatttatttatttatttatttattaccaccAGCAGGAACAGGCTCTCTCATAGGATCTTGAACTCTCTGATGATGGTGTTTACCCAGGGAGTTCCCTACAAGAAAGCTGCTTCTTTCTAGAAGGGACTGTGCAACAGCAGAATGTTCATGTCATTTGGAGAGACAAAGTGTGTTTGGCTTCCATTGTTCATAATATAAATGAAGACTATTTTCAGGAGGAAATTATAGTGACTGTGTTGAATTGATAtcttaattgaaattatattgtgGCTTGTACATTGctttatatattcttatattatgTCCAGTAAAAGTTGCCATTGAGTTTGATTTGTAGATGCTGTATCATAGATATAATAGTTGCTATTAATATGTTCACTGATAATATTATAGTGcaatttatgaaattaataattgaaatgttttaacttaTAATACTTGACAATGCAATATGATCTTGATGtgaatgtttatcatatttataacagTAAAAGATGCTATTTgagtttgttttattcaatgttatattaaagaACAGTGAGTTGGAATTGAGATTAAAAtggttttgtgaaaataaattgatgattgtTTAAATGAGGAATGTATGTTTGTAGTTTTTTAAAGTAATGGTATAagctgttattttgttttaatttacatatatatggcATAGAGTGAGcaaatgattaaaatgcatatttatttagaactaaatcaaacaacataattaaatCTCTATTCTTAATGTCATAATTGATGATGTTTCTCGAAACGTCGCACCGTGAGGCTACATGACATCCACAAAAGTACATGTTcagaaaaaattgtcaaaaaatttTCCTCCAcccatcattttgaaattgtggtGATCCCTGCTATATATGTATCAGTGTAAAATACTTTATACGTGTACAAGTGaaaaatagtatatatacatataccagtgttaaacaatatatacatgtaccagtgtaaaataatatgtacatgtaccagtgaaaaatagtatatacaaaatgtacatgtataccagttTAAAATGCGCATATACAAGTACGTATGTAAACATAAGAATATACATGAACCAgtgttaaacaatatatacatgtaccagtgtaaaatatgtaaatagtatagtatgtacatgtaccagtgtaaagtaagtatgtacatgtaccagtgtAAATAGTATAGTATGTACATATACCAGTGTAAaataagtatgtacatgtaccagtgtaaaataagtatgtacatgtactagtataaataagtatgtacatgtactagtgTAAAAAgtatagtatgtacatgtaccagtgtaaaataagtatgtacatgtacaagtgtaaatagtatagtatgtacatgtaccagtgtaaataagtatatacatttaccagtgtaaataagtatgtacatgtactagtgtaaaataagtatgtacatgtaccagtgtaaaataagtatatacatgtaccagtgtaaataagtatatacatgtaccagtgtaagtaagtatatacatgtaccagtgtaaatagtatagtatgtacatgtatcagtgtaaataagtatatacatgtaccagtgtaaataagtatatacatgtaccagtgtaaagaagtatatacatgtaccagtgtaaaataagtatgtacatgtaccagtgtaaaataagtatatacatgtaccagtgtaaatagtatagtatgtacatgtatcagtgtaaataagtatatacatgtaccagtgtaaataagtatatacatgtaccagtgtaaatagtatagtatgtacatgtatcagtgtaaataagtatatacatgtaccagtgtaaataagtatatacatgtaccagtgtaaaataagtatatacatgtaccagtgtaaaataagtatgtacatgtaccagctGGTTGGTTTAATATTTGTGCATGGAGAAAGGGAGAAAATTGTTGTCTAGGCTGAtgaatgtattgttttcatgaattttgatataaatgaagAATTTATATTCATGTTCTTATTTCTAAATTAATAAGTTTGGTTATATTTGAGGTTAAATCGTGgattaatttgttttaacacCTTAATTGATAATCATCACGTAACATACTGTCCCAACAGTCTAAACTAGCCGATAACAAGTACTGTACCAGATACCTTATATTCCTTTTCTACGTGGTGCTTTCAGTgcattgtgaaatgaaatacatactGAGTATCAGTTTACCATAACAACAGGCTGTCATTCCGGAAAGGTGtgctctgtatatatatgtcgcGTGTATTTTATGTTATCGACTACTTAAATCTAGAGTGACAGGTCCGAGCCAATCAAAAGGCAGTATACTCAGAGGGCCCGAGACATTGGTAGCGATACGTTTGGATTCTTTGAATTCATTTTTGCCGTAAAACTGCAATTTTCAATACGACTAAAATGATTGTACAGAAAAGTggaaaattacatcatttttgcATTTTATGTTTCACATTTTTGTGTATCTAGAgcactttaaataaaaaaaaaacgtaacaAATATAAGATCGGGACAAAAATGTAAGCACACTGCACACTGATTAAGTTTTTGTACCATAATGTTCAATGTTCGGTTTACtcttatttataatttaaataaatgttaatatatcaAAAAATTTGATCGGTGTATCAAGCTTTTTGCCGACGATACTTCTTTGATTTTTGGCTCTAGCATATGTCATGAAATTAAACTCGTAATGACCCACGACCTTGAAAGTATAAATGAATAGTCCAAGAAATGGTTAGTTACTTTTAATCCCAATAAAACAGACATATTGTTCATTTCAAACATCtaaaaatataatcataatttccGATTAATATTTGGTGAAGCATTCTATGTTTTTCAGATAATCATAAACACATAGGAATTACATTGCTGATGCTAAGTTGGGAGATCATGTTCGCAAATTACTACAAACAGAATAAATGCCTTAAgataattcaaaaaaaaaattgtaaacagGAATTCGCACATTCaagtaaaatttatatatatgttttatcctacctataatGGAATAAGCATGTAAAATTTGGAGTGGTTTTTCAAAAACCGAAATTAAATTTTAAGAAAAGGTTCTATTGGAAGTCGTCAGAGTAGTACACTGTAGCAAAACTTGCCAACATATACAAGTAAGCAGTCTCTATTCTGAAACTGGATGGG contains the following coding sequences:
- the LOC117336152 gene encoding neuronal acetylcholine receptor subunit beta-2-like; translated protein: MDFRVALVLLHTLYGITFGQRTDDLHRLYTKLTTHYNKDIRPSVDHWEPTIVNASFMLLSIKEYEEKSEMLAVVGIFTFIWQDMNLMWDRNAYGGITSILIPQNKVWLPEVINGKPYEEIEPLGFDRLNVRVYEYGTVLWMPGDVYQTTCSADVTYFPFDLHQCEYIFPPWMYRTDEVYFLSTHDEIDVTSYTPNGLWELKSTEAFVDEDSFDSQLFTLRIQFKRRPIFHIINILVPISVMGILNVLVFLLPAESGERVGFSITVLLAMSVFLTIISDILPNTSQPSIPRMSYLLLADLVISSLITVCTILVLRLHHKSEDDDVPRWLWCLSCTKCCSRRERKKRRPVDESHNNSGTYLGEDTRNKQDSQNSSSDGQPHIVKWKEIADFFDIFFFILFLLVNIAKILVYFLMFISYL